ttttctcaggaatcgaaaaaaattataaaatacattaaaaattttgacaggcgtcaaaattttgcattttgttccttttcccttaacaaaataagaacatatttcgagtaatcgcgactagtcgcattcgattttcagcgaccaaaaatacaccagagaaaaccttaacactatcaatttatttacagggcttctaataattcctgaaaaatacctaattgtaccataatttgttaataacaattaaacgccccatatttgggcttccagaccgcTTCCATTGGATGCAgcaacccaaaaaacctataataccaccatcaaatcacggcgagctagaatttATGCGACctcctatgttgcgactagactatatgCTCCCCATAGAATGAagaggactaagtaagtaagtaatgcCTCCTTATTTTAGCTTTTAAAGACGTTACAGGGACCATTTTGTCACGCTCTCCCCTACGTTATTTTCTGTGTTGGCTGAAGTGCTGTGTGAGCTTGTCTAAAAATTGACATTGGACTAAAAGCTATCTCAGAACTGAAAGAATAAACACATAAGAAGGGACATAAAGCTGAAACTATACAAATTTATTCACATCAACAATACACATAACATTCAGAACCTGTAAATgctaacattaaatttaaaaattacaacaTTATTCTTTTTTCTCAACACTAGTCACTTGGGGTGCTGGTGCTGATACATTGACTAGATCCACAACTGGGGCTTCATTTGTTGGTTGTGATGCTCCTTCATTAAGACTGGCTTCTTTGTTGACTGGATTGCTATCAACGGAAACAGCTGCTTTGACGTCACTCGCTAATGGTGTTTGTACAACGTTAGCAGGTTGTGCAACCACATCTTGATTTGTCTGATCTACTGGAGCTGCAACAGAAGCTTCAGTCTTAACTACAGTCTGTTCAGAAATGGTGTTGCTTTGTCCGGCAGCTGTTTCTTGTTTAACGACTGTCTCAGGTGCAGTAATAACTGGTTCTTGAGCCTTCTGTTCAGACGAATTTGTATTATTGTTAGTTTCTGTCTGCTTATTTGGCTCAACAACATTGTTTTCTAGCTTGCTGGGTTCAGGAACAACTTCATTTGGAACTGGAATAGAATCTTCTATTTTAGGTACAATTTCAGTaggtgttgcatttttattttggTCAACGGGTACTACTTTGTTAGACTCAGGCTGATTTGTTGGTGGGGCAGATTCTACAGTCGTAGTTGTATTCTGCTCAGCAGCTGACTTTTGTTTGTCTTCTACAGTACTTTCAATTGGTTTTTCTTGGTTAGGTACTACTGATATTTCCTTTTGTGTCGTGTTGTCTTCATTTTGACTAGCAATTTTTAGTGTTGGTGTCTTTAAGTTCTCAATTACATCTTTAGCTAACTCTCTCTCGCTATATCTTTCTCTTAAAGCAGTGAAAAGGCACAACTGAGTTTCATATTCTCTTTTCAACTCTGCGTTGTGTCTGATCATCATTTCCAGTTTTTTATGCATTA
This genomic window from Diabrotica virgifera virgifera chromosome 1, PGI_DIABVI_V3a contains:
- the LOC114335327 gene encoding 110 kDa antigen, producing the protein MAEGQVSNANHEELIRKVDDLEKRLQTKDAEIQVYKMLMSQMEEEAATAKKYKALHEKQTQDVDGLRTESEKTLTKAKSMIFEKTKIIKNQELQIEAFTQQIESLREVVRITKDLLEIRNMEVKQLEIKIESIEGKQKAEKERYDLMHKKLEMMIRHNAELKREYETQLCLFTALRERYSERELAKDVIENLKTPTLKIASQNEDNTTQKEISVVPNQEKPIESTVEDKQKSAAEQNTTTTVESAPPTNQPESNKVVPVDQNKNATPTEIVPKIEDSIPVPNEVVPEPSKLENNVVEPNKQTETNNNTNSSEQKAQEPVITAPETVVKQETAAGQSNTISEQTVVKTEASVAAPVDQTNQDVVAQPANVVQTPLASDVKAAVSVDSNPVNKEASLNEGASQPTNEAPVVDLVNVSAPAPQVTSVEKKE